A genomic segment from Pseudomonas mendocina encodes:
- a CDS encoding CBS domain-containing protein produces the protein MLKSIKVRDYMTRHLVTFRSDTDLFTAINRLLEHRISGAPVVDSQGHLIGLLSEGDCLRGILSGAYYEAVGGTVSTYMTTAVETVSPEADIIELSERFLRGRRRRMPVIENGRLVGQISRHDVLRAVKEFAQHEQGELSVG, from the coding sequence ATGCTCAAGTCCATCAAGGTGCGCGACTACATGACTCGCCATCTGGTGACGTTCCGATCGGATACGGATCTGTTCACTGCCATCAATCGGCTGCTGGAGCACCGGATTTCCGGTGCGCCGGTGGTCGACTCCCAAGGCCACCTGATTGGCCTGCTGTCTGAGGGTGACTGCTTGCGTGGCATTCTCTCCGGTGCCTACTACGAGGCCGTCGGCGGCACCGTCAGTACCTACATGACCACCGCCGTGGAGACGGTCAGCCCGGAGGCGGACATCATCGAACTGTCGGAGCGTTTCCTGCGTGGCCGGCGTCGGCGCATGCCGGTGATCGAGAATGGTCGCCTGGTTGGGCAAATCAGTCGGCATGACGTGCTCCGCGCGGTCAAGGAATTCGCTCAGCACGAGCAGGGCGAACTGAGCGTGGGTTGA
- a CDS encoding DUF4129 domain-containing protein encodes MRLTEASVAIRPRSAWEAIDLGVLLARRHAGLLMASWALVTLPLFALLCALLWQYPGWAIFLFWWLKPAYERLPLYILSQALFGNTPSLKQSLRALPKLLWPQLLASLTWRRLSPTRSFDLPVLQLEGLSGQARSQRLVVLGQRDSGAATWLTLVGVHLEIALWMGLIALFYMMLPQQMELDWSWESLIAAESGQWLWLEHLSNLLYVLLLILWEPVYVACGFTLYLNRRTALEAWDIELTFRRLRQRLTGSAYALLLGCAVLLTQLPSAAWADTQPIVSEEVEQTDPQGPDAPRMLKQPLTSQAARASIEALLDEPPFQHRETVTRWRLGEEKPAEEPKPEDVEAFLDMLKNLLKLGEWWKSLDVVAQIFEVLLWAALAALLAFVLWRYREWLQTFGERIGLPTRRRSVTPQQLFGLELAPETLPDDVASEAERLWAEQPRAALGLLYRALLSRLLHEHRLPLKQSHTEGEVLGLVAGLGQQNLEDYSRQLTLQWQALAYGHRLPAEALRQSLCQGWRSLFGPERAA; translated from the coding sequence ATGCGCCTGACTGAAGCCAGCGTGGCCATCCGCCCGCGCAGCGCCTGGGAGGCCATCGACCTCGGCGTGCTGCTGGCCCGTCGTCATGCCGGCCTGCTGATGGCCAGCTGGGCGCTGGTCACACTGCCCCTGTTCGCCCTGCTCTGCGCCTTGCTCTGGCAGTATCCGGGCTGGGCCATCTTCCTGTTCTGGTGGCTCAAACCCGCCTATGAACGGCTGCCGCTGTACATCCTTTCGCAGGCACTGTTCGGCAACACGCCCTCGCTTAAACAATCCCTGCGTGCGCTGCCGAAACTGTTGTGGCCACAACTGCTGGCCAGCCTGACATGGCGCCGCCTCAGCCCGACGCGCAGCTTCGATCTGCCCGTGCTGCAGCTCGAAGGCCTGTCCGGCCAGGCACGCAGCCAACGCCTGGTGGTGCTCGGCCAGCGTGACAGCGGCGCCGCTACCTGGCTGACGCTGGTGGGTGTGCACCTGGAAATCGCCCTGTGGATGGGTCTGATCGCCCTGTTCTACATGATGCTGCCGCAACAGATGGAGCTGGACTGGAGCTGGGAAAGCCTGATAGCCGCAGAAAGCGGTCAGTGGCTGTGGCTGGAGCACTTGTCCAACCTGCTCTACGTGCTGCTGCTGATCCTCTGGGAACCGGTCTACGTCGCCTGCGGCTTCACCCTCTATCTCAATCGCCGTACTGCGCTGGAGGCCTGGGATATCGAGCTGACCTTCCGTCGTCTGCGCCAGCGCCTGACCGGCAGCGCCTACGCCCTGTTGCTCGGTTGCGCCGTGCTGCTGACGCAACTGCCAAGCGCTGCCTGGGCCGACACGCAACCAATCGTCAGCGAAGAGGTCGAACAGACCGACCCGCAAGGCCCCGATGCGCCTCGCATGCTCAAGCAACCGCTGACCAGCCAGGCCGCCCGCGCAAGCATCGAAGCGCTGCTCGACGAACCGCCCTTCCAGCACCGCGAAACCGTCACGCGCTGGCGTCTGGGCGAAGAGAAGCCTGCAGAAGAACCCAAACCGGAAGATGTCGAAGCCTTCCTCGACATGCTCAAGAACCTGCTCAAGCTGGGCGAGTGGTGGAAGAGCCTGGACGTCGTCGCCCAGATCTTTGAAGTGCTGCTGTGGGCGGCGCTGGCCGCACTGCTGGCTTTCGTCCTGTGGCGCTATCGCGAGTGGCTGCAGACCTTTGGCGAACGCATCGGCCTGCCGACGCGACGCCGGTCAGTAACACCGCAACAACTCTTTGGCCTGGAGCTGGCGCCAGAGACCCTGCCCGATGATGTCGCCAGCGAAGCCGAACGGCTCTGGGCCGAACAACCACGCGCGGCGCTCGGCCTGCTCTACCGTGCCCTGCTCAGTCGCCTGCTGCATGAACACCGCCTGCCGCTGAAGCAATCGCATACCGAAGGGGAAGTGCTCGGTCTGGTCGCCGGCCTCGGACAGCAGAATCTGGAAGATTACAGTCGCCAGCTCACCCTGCAGTGGCAGGCCCTGGCCTACGGTCATCGCCTACCCGCCGAGGCGCTGCGTCAGAGCTTGTGCCAGGGCTGGCGTAGCCTCTTCGGCCCGGAGCGTGCGGCATGA
- the mvaT gene encoding histone-like nucleoid-structuring protein MvaT: MSLINEYRATEEAIKELQERLKNLSQDDKLKKELEFEGKLRTLMGEYQKSLRDIIALLDPEAKTGKGVRAAKPAATKRARKVKQYKNPHSGEVIETKGGNHKTLKEWKAKWGADVVEGWATLLG; the protein is encoded by the coding sequence ATGTCGCTGATCAATGAATACCGCGCTACAGAAGAAGCCATCAAAGAACTGCAAGAACGCCTGAAGAACCTGTCGCAAGACGACAAGCTGAAGAAAGAGCTGGAATTCGAAGGCAAGCTGCGCACCCTGATGGGCGAATATCAGAAGTCGCTGCGCGACATCATTGCTCTGCTCGACCCGGAAGCCAAAACCGGCAAAGGCGTTCGCGCTGCCAAGCCTGCCGCTACCAAGCGCGCACGCAAGGTCAAGCAGTACAAGAACCCGCACAGCGGTGAAGTGATCGAAACCAAAGGCGGCAACCACAAGACGCTGAAAGAGTGGAAAGCCAAGTGGGGCGCCGACGTCGTCGAGGGTTGGGCCACCCTGCTGGGCTAA
- the sbcB gene encoding exodeoxyribonuclease I has product MTSSIFWYDYETTGINPRCDRPLQVAGIRTDEALNEIGEPLNIYCRPSDDILPHPAACLVTGIDPQRLQQLGLDEGEFMTRVHAALSTPGTCGAGYNSLRFDDEVTRYSLYRNFFDPYAREWQGGNSRWDLIDLVRTAYALRPEGIEWPEEDGRVSLKLERLTQANGIDHGQAHDALSDVRATIGLARLLRERQPRLYDFLYQLRSKQRVMDQIRLLQPMLHISGRFSAARHYLAPVLPLAWHPRNRNALIVCDLQADPTPLLDLDAEVLRSRLYTRHEDLAEGEVPVPLKLLHINRCPVVAPLSVLRDTDRQRLQLDWSHCERNVEMLRGAQPLWQDKLIDIYREESFAASSDPEQQLYDGFIGDRDRRLCEQVRSAQPQSLANDKWPFDDARLPELLFRYRARNFPDSLSSDEGQRWVDFCRQRLSDPQFGAPNTLAQFHAALEQLRADCNPQQLQLLQQWRAYAEQLQARLAVEGSCV; this is encoded by the coding sequence ATGACTTCCAGCATCTTCTGGTACGACTACGAGACCACCGGTATCAATCCGCGTTGCGATCGTCCGCTGCAGGTGGCGGGCATCCGTACCGACGAGGCGCTCAACGAGATCGGCGAGCCGCTGAACATCTACTGTCGACCCAGCGACGATATCCTGCCGCATCCCGCTGCCTGCCTGGTGACCGGCATCGATCCGCAGCGCCTGCAGCAGCTGGGCCTGGACGAGGGTGAGTTCATGACCCGCGTGCATGCCGCACTGTCGACGCCCGGTACCTGCGGTGCCGGCTACAACAGCCTGCGTTTCGATGACGAGGTGACGCGCTACAGCCTCTATCGCAACTTCTTCGACCCTTACGCGCGCGAATGGCAGGGCGGCAACAGCCGTTGGGACCTGATCGATCTGGTCCGTACGGCCTACGCGTTGAGGCCCGAGGGCATCGAGTGGCCTGAGGAAGACGGGCGTGTATCACTCAAGCTGGAGCGGCTGACCCAGGCCAACGGCATCGATCACGGCCAGGCGCACGATGCGTTATCCGATGTGCGCGCGACCATCGGTCTGGCGCGCCTGCTGCGTGAGCGGCAGCCTCGGCTCTACGACTTCCTCTATCAGCTGCGTAGCAAGCAGCGGGTCATGGATCAGATTCGCCTGCTGCAGCCGATGCTGCACATTTCCGGACGTTTCTCGGCGGCGCGTCACTACCTGGCGCCGGTACTGCCGTTGGCATGGCACCCACGCAATCGCAACGCGCTGATCGTCTGTGACCTGCAAGCTGATCCAACACCCTTGCTGGACCTGGATGCCGAGGTGCTGCGCAGTCGCCTCTACACGCGCCACGAAGACCTCGCCGAGGGCGAGGTGCCGGTGCCTTTGAAGTTACTGCACATCAATCGCTGTCCGGTGGTCGCACCCTTGTCCGTGCTGCGCGACACGGATCGGCAGCGCCTGCAGCTGGACTGGTCGCACTGCGAGCGTAACGTCGAGATGTTGAGGGGTGCGCAGCCGCTGTGGCAGGACAAGTTGATTGATATCTACCGCGAAGAATCCTTCGCCGCCAGCAGCGACCCCGAGCAGCAGCTATACGACGGCTTTATCGGGGATCGTGATCGCCGTTTGTGCGAGCAGGTGCGTAGTGCTCAGCCTCAGTCGCTGGCCAATGACAAATGGCCATTTGATGATGCGCGACTGCCGGAGTTGTTGTTTCGTTATCGCGCGCGCAACTTTCCCGACAGCTTGTCGTCCGACGAAGGGCAGCGCTGGGTGGATTTCTGTCGGCAGCGATTGAGTGATCCGCAGTTCGGCGCTCCCAATACCCTGGCACAGTTTCATGCAGCGCTGGAACAATTGCGTGCTGACTGCAACCCCCAGCAACTACAACTTTTGCAGCAGTGGCGAGCCTATGCAGAGCAACTGCAGGCGCGTTTGGCTGTGGAGGGGAGCTGTGTTTGA
- a CDS encoding stage II sporulation protein M yields the protein MKQSLFESRHQPDWDAFNSQLETLERGKAEAQTCQSFAARYRQLCQHLALAQARGYSSHLIDQLQQLAMRGHQQFYRHRSHLGAQIIRFLFGGFPRLVRSEWRSVCIASLLFFGSLALMGLLTYLYPELIFSLVSPDQVSEMERMYDPDARRLGRFSERGSGDDWVMFGFYIMNNIGIAFQTFASGLLLGLGSLFFLLFNGLMIGGVAGHLTRIGYGEPFWSFVIGHGAFELTAIALAGAAGFKLGWALLAPGRLPRGEALRLAASKAIQLVCGVILFLLLAAFIEAFWSSTTFASPNIKYIVGAGLWVLVLSYLLLAGRRQHAPD from the coding sequence GTGAAGCAAAGCCTGTTCGAAAGTCGCCATCAGCCTGACTGGGATGCGTTCAATAGCCAGCTCGAAACTCTCGAGCGCGGCAAGGCCGAAGCGCAAACCTGCCAGAGCTTCGCCGCCCGCTATCGACAACTCTGCCAGCACCTGGCCCTGGCCCAGGCCCGCGGTTACAGCAGCCATCTGATCGATCAGTTGCAGCAGCTGGCGATGCGTGGCCACCAGCAGTTCTATCGTCATCGCAGTCACCTTGGTGCGCAGATAATCCGCTTCCTGTTCGGCGGCTTCCCGCGTCTGGTACGCAGCGAATGGCGCAGCGTATGCATTGCCAGTCTGCTGTTCTTCGGCAGCCTGGCCCTGATGGGCCTGCTGACCTATCTCTATCCCGAATTGATCTTCAGCCTGGTCAGTCCCGATCAGGTCAGCGAAATGGAGCGTATGTACGACCCTGATGCGCGCCGTCTCGGGCGTTTCAGCGAACGCGGTTCGGGCGACGACTGGGTGATGTTCGGCTTCTACATCATGAACAACATCGGCATCGCCTTTCAGACCTTCGCCAGCGGCCTGCTGCTGGGCCTTGGCAGCCTGTTCTTCCTGCTGTTCAACGGCCTGATGATTGGCGGTGTGGCGGGCCACCTGACGCGTATCGGCTACGGCGAACCCTTCTGGTCCTTCGTCATCGGTCATGGTGCCTTCGAGCTGACTGCCATCGCCCTGGCTGGCGCGGCAGGGTTCAAACTCGGTTGGGCGCTGCTTGCACCCGGCCGCCTGCCCCGCGGCGAAGCCCTGCGTCTGGCAGCCAGCAAGGCAATTCAACTGGTCTGCGGGGTGATTCTGTTCCTGCTGCTGGCTGCCTTCATCGAAGCGTTCTGGTCGTCCACCACCTTCGCCAGCCCGAACATCAAGTACATCGTCGGTGCAGGTCTCTGGGTGCTGGTACTGAGCTATCTGCTACTGGCCGGGCGGAGGCAGCATGCGCCTGACTGA
- a CDS encoding RDD family protein, with amino-acid sequence MPSRSSASFSSPLPPLDTRYQVETPEGIDLHLRPAGLVPRALAFAIDLAIRGLILALMFIVLGLLGQFGMGLGTILLFLVTWWYMVLFEVLNQGRSPGKQMLGLRVVHDDGTPIGWAASLTRNLLRFVDILPFGYTLGIISCLNHPAFKRLGDIAAGTLVVYRDAPLSKPQLADAEPLPAPFPLSLGEQRAILGFAERGGQLSAARRAELAALLAEPLQVPAEQAEARLNGIARGLLGSAP; translated from the coding sequence ATGCCCTCACGCTCAAGCGCCAGCTTTTCATCCCCCCTGCCGCCCCTGGATACTCGCTATCAGGTCGAAACGCCGGAAGGTATCGATCTGCATCTGCGACCGGCCGGGCTGGTCCCGCGCGCCCTCGCATTCGCCATCGACCTGGCCATTCGCGGCCTGATTCTCGCCCTGATGTTCATCGTCCTCGGCCTGCTCGGTCAGTTCGGCATGGGCCTGGGCACCATCCTGCTGTTTCTCGTGACCTGGTGGTACATGGTGTTGTTCGAGGTACTCAACCAGGGCCGTTCCCCCGGCAAGCAGATGCTCGGCCTGCGCGTGGTGCACGATGACGGCACACCCATCGGCTGGGCCGCCTCGCTGACCCGCAACCTGCTGCGCTTCGTCGACATCCTGCCGTTCGGCTACACCCTGGGCATCATCAGTTGCCTGAACCATCCGGCGTTCAAGCGTCTCGGCGATATCGCCGCTGGCACACTGGTAGTCTATCGCGACGCGCCGCTGAGCAAACCGCAGCTCGCCGACGCCGAACCGCTACCTGCCCCCTTCCCGCTCAGCCTGGGCGAGCAACGCGCCATCCTCGGTTTCGCCGAACGCGGCGGCCAGTTGTCCGCCGCCCGTAGAGCGGAGTTGGCGGCGCTACTGGCCGAACCACTGCAAGTGCCTGCCGAGCAGGCCGAAGCGCGCCTCAACGGCATCGCCCGCGGCCTGCTGGGGAGTGCACCGTGA
- a CDS encoding integral membrane protein, giving the protein MSDAITPNPYAAPTSDLQQSPQGHAPSVEEALARGYDFSIGDLLSESWSKVKGTKGIIIGGFLVFYVVLLAATFILGGVVGIFGALSDSIALMFIGEILISLLASALAYPFMAGINMVGIRRAADQPLSFNEIFSHFGRTVPLIITAVVMMLLIYLGMILLLIPGIYLGVAYLLAVPLVVERGLSPWQALEASRKAITQHWFKVFGLFIVLGLIVMVSAIPLGIGLVWSIPLMVVAMGVLYRTIFGVLPAAQ; this is encoded by the coding sequence ATGAGTGACGCGATCACCCCCAATCCCTATGCCGCCCCCACCAGCGACCTGCAACAGTCGCCTCAGGGCCATGCGCCGAGCGTCGAAGAGGCCCTGGCGCGCGGTTACGACTTCAGCATTGGCGACCTGCTGAGCGAGTCCTGGAGCAAGGTCAAGGGCACCAAAGGCATCATCATCGGTGGCTTCCTGGTGTTCTACGTGGTGCTTCTGGCAGCCACTTTCATCCTCGGCGGCGTAGTGGGCATCTTCGGCGCGCTGAGCGATAGCATCGCCCTGATGTTCATCGGCGAGATTCTGATTTCGCTGCTGGCCTCGGCGCTGGCCTATCCCTTCATGGCCGGCATCAACATGGTCGGTATTCGCCGTGCCGCCGACCAGCCACTGAGCTTCAACGAAATCTTCAGCCACTTCGGCCGCACCGTCCCACTGATCATCACCGCCGTGGTGATGATGCTGCTGATCTACCTCGGCATGATCCTGCTGCTGATCCCCGGCATCTACCTGGGCGTCGCCTATCTGCTGGCCGTGCCGCTGGTGGTCGAGCGCGGCCTATCGCCCTGGCAGGCGCTGGAAGCCTCGCGCAAGGCCATCACCCAACACTGGTTCAAGGTCTTCGGTCTGTTCATCGTGCTCGGTCTGATCGTCATGGTCAGCGCCATCCCGCTGGGTATCGGCCTGGTGTGGAGCATCCCGCTGATGGTCGTGGCCATGGGCGTGCTGTATCGCACCATCTTCGGCGTGCTGCCGGCCGCCCAGTAA
- the purU gene encoding formyltetrahydrofolate deformylase translates to MRTFRLVISCPDRVGIVAKVSNFLATYNGWITEASHHSDTQSGWFFMRHEIRADSLPFDLDGFKQAFSPIAREFSMEWRITDSAQKKRVVLMASRESHCLADLLHRWHSNELDCEIPCVIANHDDLRSMVEWHGIPYFHVPVDPADKAPAFAEVERLVKEHRADVIVLARYMQILPPALCAEFAQRVINIHHSFLPSFVGAKPYHQASLRGVKLIGATSHYVTEELDAGPIIEQDVVRVTHRDDIEEMVRLGKDVEKMVLARGLRYHLEDRVLVHDNKTVVFD, encoded by the coding sequence ATGCGCACGTTCAGATTGGTCATTTCCTGCCCTGACCGCGTCGGCATCGTTGCCAAAGTCAGTAATTTTCTCGCCACCTATAACGGCTGGATCACCGAGGCCAGTCACCATTCCGATACGCAGAGTGGTTGGTTCTTCATGCGTCACGAAATTCGTGCCGATTCTCTGCCGTTCGATCTGGATGGTTTCAAGCAGGCGTTCTCCCCCATCGCGCGCGAGTTCTCGATGGAGTGGCGCATTACCGATTCGGCGCAGAAGAAGCGTGTGGTGCTGATGGCCAGTCGCGAATCGCACTGCCTGGCCGATTTGCTGCACCGTTGGCACAGCAATGAGCTCGATTGCGAGATTCCCTGCGTGATCGCCAACCATGACGACCTGCGCAGCATGGTCGAATGGCATGGCATTCCCTACTTCCACGTGCCGGTCGATCCTGCGGATAAGGCCCCAGCCTTCGCCGAGGTGGAGCGCCTGGTCAAGGAGCATCGCGCCGATGTCATCGTTCTGGCGCGCTACATGCAAATTCTGCCACCAGCGCTGTGCGCCGAGTTTGCCCAGCGAGTGATCAATATCCATCACAGCTTCCTGCCGTCCTTCGTGGGGGCCAAGCCCTACCACCAGGCCTCGCTGCGTGGGGTGAAGCTGATCGGTGCAACATCTCATTACGTTACCGAAGAACTGGATGCCGGCCCCATCATCGAACAGGATGTAGTCCGCGTTACGCATCGCGACGATATCGAGGAAATGGTGCGCCTGGGCAAGGACGTGGAGAAGATGGTTCTGGCGCGTGGGCTACGCTATCACTTGGAAGACCGAGTGCTGGTGCACGACAACAAGACGGTGGTGTTCGACTGA
- a CDS encoding AAA family ATPase has translation MSEIPENDTLPEQETPAAAPSNPQVQQRQRASQLAQALRAELRKAVIGQSAVIDDVLTALIAGGHVLVEGVPGLGKTLLVRALARCFGGEFARIQFTPDLMPSDVTGHAVYDMQSEQFKLRKGPVFTNLLLADEINRAPAKTQAALLEVMQERQVTLEGRALAVQLPFMVLATMNPIEQEGTYPLPEAELDRFMLKLRMDYPQQDEELNMVRQVTRSAKADMLEVSPLRTLLQAKDVLALQKIASDLPLDDQVLDYAVRLARATRSWPGLAMGAGPRASIALVRGARARALLRGGDFVVPDDIKSCALAVLRHRVRLAPELDIEGLSVDQVLQQLLDQVPAPRL, from the coding sequence ATGAGCGAGATCCCCGAGAACGACACCCTGCCGGAGCAGGAAACCCCGGCCGCCGCGCCGAGTAATCCGCAGGTGCAGCAACGCCAGCGTGCCAGCCAACTGGCGCAGGCCCTGCGCGCCGAACTGCGCAAGGCCGTAATTGGCCAGAGCGCGGTGATCGATGACGTGCTCACTGCACTGATCGCCGGTGGCCACGTGCTGGTCGAAGGCGTGCCCGGCCTGGGCAAGACGCTGTTGGTACGCGCCCTGGCGCGTTGCTTCGGCGGCGAGTTCGCACGCATCCAGTTCACCCCGGACCTGATGCCCAGCGATGTCACCGGCCACGCCGTGTACGACATGCAGAGCGAGCAGTTCAAGCTGCGCAAGGGCCCGGTATTCACCAACCTGCTGCTGGCCGACGAGATCAACCGCGCACCGGCCAAGACCCAGGCTGCCCTGCTGGAAGTGATGCAGGAACGCCAGGTGACCCTGGAAGGCCGCGCCCTGGCGGTGCAGCTGCCATTCATGGTGCTGGCGACCATGAACCCGATCGAGCAGGAAGGCACCTACCCGCTGCCGGAGGCCGAGCTGGACCGTTTCATGCTCAAACTGCGCATGGACTATCCGCAGCAGGACGAAGAGCTGAACATGGTGCGTCAGGTGACCCGCTCGGCCAAGGCCGACATGCTCGAAGTCAGCCCACTGCGCACCCTGCTGCAAGCCAAGGATGTGCTGGCGCTGCAGAAGATCGCCAGCGATCTGCCCCTGGACGATCAGGTGCTCGATTACGCCGTACGCCTGGCCCGCGCCACCCGCAGCTGGCCGGGCCTGGCCATGGGCGCAGGGCCACGCGCCTCGATCGCCCTGGTACGCGGTGCCCGTGCCCGCGCGCTGCTGCGTGGCGGCGACTTCGTTGTGCCGGATGACATCAAGAGCTGCGCGCTGGCCGTGCTGCGTCATCGCGTGCGCCTGGCGCCGGAGCTGGACATCGAAGGCTTGTCGGTAGACCAGGTGCTGCAGCAACTGCTCGATCAGGTACCGGCACCGCGCCTATGA
- a CDS encoding DUF4350 domain-containing protein, with the protein MSRRSGFTLAMALLLAVGLIASYVLGKLEPYEDVIEHGPAPEVASSPYLAAEHFLRKQGIAARRAEGLDVLDDLPSEGQTLMLLADRGNMTPRQVERVLQWTANGGHLLFIAERLWDEEEGKSGDLLLDLLGIQQYMSDELDDEEASEAPAENEQDEEHEAYPQLTKLYLENEQAPAYIAFDTDFHLYDAQNRAHAWANSEATTHLLQLYHGDGLITVLSDPWIWQNRNINEYDHAWLLWYLSQDSAVTLLYHADSEGLARLLLRHFPLALLVLALLIIAALWHVGVRHGPLQAPASRARRQLEEHLRGSADFLLRRSGQHSLLKGLQQDINRRARRRYPGFEKLAVADQWQVLGRLTRLPAKDISQAMRPLPPQRLSASDFTRQVAHLQTLRNAL; encoded by the coding sequence ATGAGTCGGCGCAGCGGATTCACCCTCGCCATGGCCCTGCTCTTGGCGGTTGGGCTGATCGCCAGTTATGTGCTGGGCAAACTCGAACCTTACGAAGATGTGATCGAGCACGGCCCTGCTCCGGAGGTTGCCAGCAGCCCCTACCTGGCCGCCGAACATTTCCTGCGTAAACAGGGCATCGCCGCCCGCCGCGCAGAAGGCCTGGACGTGCTCGACGACCTGCCCAGCGAAGGCCAGACCCTGATGCTACTGGCCGACCGCGGCAACATGACGCCGCGCCAGGTCGAGCGCGTACTGCAATGGACGGCCAATGGCGGTCATCTGCTGTTCATCGCCGAACGCCTGTGGGACGAAGAGGAAGGTAAGAGCGGCGACCTGTTGCTCGATCTGCTCGGCATCCAGCAGTACATGAGCGACGAACTGGACGATGAAGAGGCCAGCGAGGCGCCAGCAGAAAACGAGCAGGACGAAGAGCACGAGGCCTACCCGCAACTCACCAAGCTCTACCTGGAAAACGAGCAGGCGCCGGCCTATATCGCCTTCGATACCGACTTCCACCTCTACGATGCGCAAAACCGCGCGCATGCCTGGGCCAACAGCGAGGCCACCACGCACCTGCTGCAGCTCTACCACGGCGACGGCCTGATCACCGTACTGAGCGATCCGTGGATCTGGCAGAACCGCAACATCAACGAGTACGACCATGCCTGGCTGCTCTGGTACCTGAGCCAGGACAGCGCCGTGACCCTGCTCTACCACGCCGACAGCGAAGGCCTGGCGCGCCTTTTACTGCGCCATTTCCCGCTGGCCTTGCTGGTCCTGGCACTGCTGATCATCGCCGCCCTGTGGCACGTTGGCGTGCGCCACGGCCCGCTGCAGGCTCCGGCTAGCCGAGCACGCCGTCAGCTGGAAGAACATCTGCGCGGCAGCGCCGACTTCCTCCTGCGCCGCAGTGGCCAGCACAGCCTGCTCAAAGGTCTGCAGCAGGACATCAATCGCCGTGCGCGGCGCCGCTATCCAGGCTTCGAGAAGCTCGCCGTAGCCGATCAGTGGCAAGTGCTCGGTCGCCTGACCCGCCTGCCCGCCAAGGACATCAGCCAGGCCATGCGTCCATTGCCGCCGCAACGCCTGTCCGCCAGTGACTTCACCCGCCAGGTCGCCCACCTGCAAACCCTCAGGAATGCCCTATGA